In Natranaerobius thermophilus JW/NM-WN-LF, the genomic stretch AAGCCTAATATTCTAATAATATTAAGGCTTTCGTTTAATTCACTTGGAATTACGTTTAATAATGATGGGCTTAAAATTAATCCAATAATAATGTATCCCACTACCATAGGTACTTTAAATCTTTGTACTAATTTTCCTCCACAAAAGCCTAGTAATAGAATTACAGCTATTCCTAAACTTTGGTCATAGATTGTCAATTAAGGTCACCTCTAATAGATTGATTGGAAAATAATGGAAATATAAAAGAAATTTTTTTTAAGACAAGCCAATAACATTATCAATTTTATAATAGAAGGCTATTCCGACACCTGGCTCATTTAGATCGATTAGTTTGCCTTCTAATAGTTCGGTGGCTTGTGATAATTTTTCTTCTGAGTCTACTATTGAAAAGATGGTTTTGTTACCTTCTTTACAGTGTTCAAAAAGTTGTCTAACCCCTCCCACAATGGGAATTTTATTTTGACAAACTAATGCATTTCCCATTCCTTCAGAGTCAATTACAGTACCTCCCGGAATTCCGATTTCAATAAATTTCTTTAATAGTTCATCTAAATACTCCGTTTCGTTTAACACTATTACTAAGACATAAATTTAAATCACTCTCCCTTGTAGTTTTAGCTTTTAGCGGCTGCTAAAAAACAACCGCAATTAGATCCTATTATTTTATTATACTCTTCTAAGTATGATTTTCAAGGATATATACATATTAGAATAATTCTTAATTTTGAATAAAAACAAAAGCTAATTATAATAGTAATTGTTAACATGAAGGTGTATTATTACTATTTCTAGAAAACATAATAAAATCTCAGAGAATAAGTGATGGTGATTTATAAACTTGGAGGTGTGTTACTGTTGGAAGGAAATTTTTATACTGCTGTTGAAAAGAGGCGTTCTATCTACGGGATTAGTAAAGAAGCTGTCATTTCCGATGACAAAATTAAAAAAATTATTGAACATGCTGTAAAATTCATTCCATCTGCTTTTAATTCTCAGAGTGGAAGGGTGGTATTATTATTAGGAGAACATCACGATAAATTATGGGAAATTATTAAGGATATTCTTAGAGAAAAAGTATCTGAAAAGAAATTTCCTAAGACCGAAGAAAAACTTAACTCCTTTAAAAGTGGATATGGAACAGTGTTATTTTTTGAAGATCAGGAGCCAGTTCAAGAACTTCAGCAAAAATTCCCCAAGTATAAAGATACTTTTCCAATTTGGTCTCATCATTCTTCCGGCATGTTACAATACGTAGTGTGGACAGCGTTGGAATTAGAAGGTTTTGGCGCATCTTTACAGCATTATAATCCTATAATAGATGATGCTGTAAAAAAAGAATGGGATATTCCTGAAAACTGGGAACTGGTGTCCCAAATGCCCTTTGGTAAACCTACAGCTCCTCCGGGAGAAAAGGAATTTAAACCTCTAGATGAGAGAATAAAGGTTTTTAAATAAGAAACCATAAGTATCTATAGATATCCAATTTTAAAGCCAATGCCAATGCAAAATTAGAGGGGGTAATAAATGTGGATCAAGAAATTTTTAATTATATTCAAAACTACATAGTCAGGGATAATTGTAAATCAGATACTATTAAGGAAGAAGAATATCAACGGGATGATGTACAACCCAGTATAGAGCTGGAGACGGGTAAATTTTTAGGTCTTTTGATTAGGTTGATAAATGCTCAAAAAGTTCTAGAATTTGGTACCTGTCTAGGTTATTCAACTATTTGGTTAGGCGAAGCTGTAAAACAAACTGGAGGGAAAGTTATTTCAATTGAAAAAGACCCTAAACTCTATCAAGAAGCTAAAACAAATATAGAGGAAGCGGGTCTTTCAAATTCTGTAGAACTGGTTTATGGTGATATTAGCGAGAAAATTCGGGACTTAACTGGTCCCTATGATATAATCTTTCAAGATGCTCAAAAATCATTATACCCTAAAGTACTGGAAAACAGTATTAATTTGTTGAATCAGGGTGGGGTGCTTGTTGCAGATGATACCTTATTCAAAGTTAAAGGAGCCCCAAGAAATTTAGGGGCTCCTGTTGATGAATATAATCGCAAAGTAATGTCTGATGATAGACTTTACAGTACTATTTTACCTGTCGGCGATGGTGTTACTTTGAGTTATAAGATTAGACAGTAAAGTATTTTTTCACTCTAGTCAAGGTCAATAAAACTATAACAATTATAGTGATTATTAGTTCCGGAACTAAATAACTGGAATTATACAACAAAGAGTACATCCAGACGCTTTGCCCTTCGGGAGCATAGTCGCCAAAAAACACAGCTCCAGCTAAAAAATGGGAGACAAATCTGACCATTCCACCTAAAATAACACCTGTGACTATAGGTAAGATTATATTGGCCGAGGAATTCGCTTTTCTAATCCATGATGAAAAGGTTCCAGCTAAACCTAATCCTGCAAAAGCTACAGGATAATCCAGGAAAAATTGTATCCAGTGAACTATAAAGCCTGCTACTGCTAGCTGTAATATCCCGAAAGTGACTCCTGCCAGTATTCCGGGTTTTAACCCCCAACGAAAGGCTATGATAAATATAGGTAACATCTCTAAGCTAACAGATCCTCCCTGGGGCATGGTGTAAAGCTTAATCATGCTTAAAAGCAATGCCAAAGCCACTGCGATACCGGTTTCTGCCAGGATTCTGACATTTTTTGATACGTTTTCCATAATGAACTCTCCTTTCCTATATTAAGGCTCTTTTATACTCCTTTGTTGATAGTTGAACTCTTAGTGTGAAATTGAAGAGTTCAACTATCAACATTCAACTTTAACACAGCCCATATTAAAAAAAGCGCAATTCCTTAGGAATTGCGCTTTTAGTCGTAAATAATACATAAATAATACAGAAAACTCTATATAGCTCGCCTAGACTAAAAGCCAATTCCCTACGCTGGTATTATCCAGGTCAGGTTCTAGGGTAGGACTAATTGCCCTTCTCAGCCGGGAAGGCGATCCCCGGCACCCCTATTGGCTTAATAAAATTCGATTGTTATTACTATCTTACCATGGGTGTAAATATAATACAATGCATATTAATTTAAATTCTTTCACTAACATATGTCGCCACTAACTCATGACTAAAGTCACGAGAATGCGTGACGAACTCTTCAAATCTTGGCAAGATACCACTTACATGAAGATATTTCGTATTTCAATTCATAAATTTTTTGGGTTTCTCCGATAGTACTTTGGCAAGTGTAAACAATCATTTTGTTGCCTGTTAATTTTTCTTCAGATGTGGATATAACTTGGTCAACACTAACCACTTTTTTAGTACCTTCGGAAGTGGTGATACGATATTTTAAAGGTTTAGGAATTCCATCTTCTTTAAACCAGGCAATCATTTCTATAGGTTTCATTATTACCTTCACAGTAATTCTCCCTTCTATAATAAGCTAGACATCATGGGATACTCTTCTTCTGCATCTACTCCTCCTGCCAAGGGAGGAACTGTTGAATGTAAAAAACAGGACCGGATTAAAGAAGTTTCCCCGTGTTTAGCCCTGATTTTATCGATAGCTTTATAAAAAGACTCTTCTGAATCCGTATCAATAGACAATTTGTCAAACATCGATAGTTGGTAAGACTTACTCGATGAAAGGGAAGATAGTGAAATTCCTATGTGTCTTAAGGGTTCTTCTTCATCCCATAATTCATTTAAAAGTTTTTTACCAGTTTCGAAAATAACTTTAGTAGAATTTGTGGGATTGAGTAATTTTTTTTGTTTACCGTAGGAAATAAACTGTGAGGTTTTAATTGATAAATTGACTACTTGTGCGTAACAATGAGCATCACGTAATCGGCTACTGACCTTTTCAGTTAAAGATAATAACCAAAGCCGTGCTGTCTCTTTATCAGCCACATTTTCGGGAGTAGTAGTAGAATTTCCTAAACCCTTCATAGGAAAACCTTCTGGCCTAACGGAAGACTCCTCAATTCCATTGGCAAAATCCCAGATCAAAAGCCCGTGACTTTTCAACCAAAGTTTCAATTTATTGCGAGGAGTTTTAGCCAGTTCCCCAATGGTAGTGATTCCTCGATCAAGTAACTTTTTTTCTGTAGCCCTTCCCACCATAAATAATTCTCCTACAGGTAGTGGCCACAACTTAGTAGGAATTTCTTCAGGGAATAATGTGTGAACTCGGTCGGGTTTTTTAAATTCTGATGCCAGCTTAGCTAAGAGCTTATTGGGGCCAATTCCTATGTTCACTGTGAACCCGAGTTCTTCTTTTACTCTGGCCTTAATAGTATTAGCGGCGGTAAGATAATCCCCAAATTGTTTTTCCATATTGGTGAAATCCAGGAAGACTTCATCAACCGAATAGCGTTGAATAAAAGGGGAGTATTCGTACAGCAATTCGACCATGGCATTACTGCATCGAAGGTATAGATCATAATTGGGTGGTACTACAAACAGGTCAGGGCACTTTTTTCGAGCACTGCTCAACAGCTCTCCGGTTTGAATTTTAAACTTGCTTTTTGCTGGTATGGATTTAGCCAGTACAATTCCACGACGTTTTTGTGAATCTCCACCAACTACTGAGGGGACTTGCCTCAAATCAAGTTGTGCACCTTTTTGCAGCCTGTAAGCAGCCTCCCATGATAAATACGCAGAATTAACGTCAATGTGAAATATTATGGGGTCGCTCATTGTGCATCACTCCTGTAGAAAACATTATAGCAGAACACATGTTCGAAGTAAAGTGAAGTGATTCGCACATATTACTGTTAAATTATAGTTGTAAAAAGCTGTTGTTAACCACCTCATTTTACGAGGTTGACAGGAGAGTTGTAATTATAATATATTTGATTTATTGATTTTATTTATTAGTTTTTAGCGTTAGCATCTATTTTATATTTCTATTTGGGAAGGAGTGCATTCTTATGAATAGTAATATCAGAGATTTAGTAGTTATTTCCTTATTTGCTGCTGTTACTGGTGTACTTTCTTATGTTTATGTACCTATTAGCCCTGTACCGGTGACGGGCCAAACAATGGGTGTGATGTTGTCAGGGGCTTTATTAGGACCTAAACGTGGGTTTATAAGTCAGGTGGTCTATCTATTGTTGGGAGTTGTAGGAATGCCGGTTTTTGCTGGTGGTATGGGAGGAGTGGCTGTGTTATTTGGTGCCACTGGTGGTTATCTTTGGGCTTATCCCTTTGCTGCTTTTATTATAGGTTACATAGTAGAGAAGGGAGATAGATACACAGGAATTACTTACTGGTTGGTTCTAGTACTTGCCTTACTCACAGGTGGTGTATTTATGATTTATACTACCGGAGTATTACAACTGGCTTTGGTAACGCAGGTTCCTATTGGAGTTGCAGTTTTAGAAGGTGCAGTTCCTTTCTTGCTTGGAGATATAGTTAAAATTACAGCCAGTGCCTTTGTGACTAAAAGTTGTCGTACACTGTCATTGTGAATAAATTTGTTTATTCAGGGAATATACACGAAAAAGCTATATTTTTGGCAGGATACAAAGTTGAATTATAGAACTTTATACTAACTGGTACTTGTTGTCATAAACAGTTTTTTATAGGGCCACATGAAAGATATTTAAGGTAAACAAAATAAAAATTATAAAGGGGTTTACTAATGGAAAATTCCTTTAAACAAACGGAGTTTTTATCCTTATCAACTAGAGCTCAAATTTTATTGTCCAGAGAAGAGGGATTCGATGTGGAATTCAAGCAAACCTTAAACGCTGTGGATTCCGAAGATATAGTGGCTTTCGCAAATTCCAAGCATGGAGGCGCTATTTTAGCTGGTATTAGAGAGGAACAAGAAGAGTCGGGAAGACAAGGAACAGAAATTGTAGGTTGTCCAATAGGAGATGAAGAAAAACTCACTATACTGAACAAAGCTGCTAGTTGTCATCCGCCTGTATACTTAGAGCTGTATATCGAAAACTCCCAAAAAACACCATTTTATAGAATTGAAATTCCTTCAGGAAAAGAAAAACCCTATTGTACACCAAAAGGAACTTATAAAATAAGAGGGGATGGGAGAACTAACGTCTTATTGCCCGATCAATTATTGTCTCTATTTGTCGAAGAAGAAAGCGAACAATTTATAGGTCGCTTCAAAGAAGCCACTAAAGAGTTAGAAAAAAGTCATTCCGAACTTCAAAACGCTATTTCAGGAGATATGCGCAAGTTTTTAGAGAATTTTTACGGCGAATTCGCCCGAAAAATTAATAAAATTGAAAGTATTGAAGACAGAATGGAAAGCCTAGAAAATAAATTTGACAAGCTCATCAAAAATCTTGATTTGGATACGGATACGGACAAATCATGAGTTTTGATTAAATATGATTATGTTATAATATGATAGTAGTTAAAGTATGGAGTTTTTAAACGAAATCTGTCAGTGAATTGTAAAAGGAGAGTTACAAATGGTTCAGAGACACGGCGCTCCTACTGATCCTAATAAGCGAGTTGAAATAGTAGATATCATTCGCGGGTTTGCGCTCTTTGGTGTACTTTTAGTGAATATGACTCTGTTTAAATCCACCTTATTTTATTGGGAGCAAATACCCCATTATTCCGGGGATATCAATGTATTCTTTGGTTGGATGATTGAACTTCTGGCAACTGGTAAGTTTTATCCTATTTTTTCGTTTTTATTTGGTTTGGGTTTTTATTTTTTTGTCAGCAGGGCCCAGAAAAAAGGGTTAAAGGTAGGTAAATTATACCGGCGCAGAATCTTGGGATTATTAATTTTTGGATTAATTCATTTAGTATTTATCTGGTCAGGTGATATACTTCATCTCTATTCTGTCGGTGGTTTGTTTTTACTTGTATTCAGTACCATGTCGGATAAAACTATCAAAAAACTGATGGTTTTCTTTTTTTGTCTTGCTGTTATCATTCAGGGAGGAATTGTTTTCGCTGAAACCCTAACTGCAGAAGAGGATTTAACTGCTGAAATAGATCCTCGTGAAAAAAGGTTGCAGCTAAAAGAAGATGCAACAGGGGTCTATCAGGAGGGAGATTTTCTAGATATTTTAAGGTTTAGAGTAGTTAATGAAGTGCCTTATGTTATGTTAAATATACTTTTGAGTTTACCAGATATTTTATTTTTATTTCTGCTGGGCTTATATGCTGGTAGAAAGAAAATTTTTATGAAAATCGGTGAATATAGACAAAAATTTCGCTGGACTCTTAATAGAACACTGCCTATTGGGGTGATTGGAACCCTTGTATATTATTTAATAATGGTTGATTCTATTGGCTTGGGCCCAATAGCAGGAGACGTTTTAGCTGAAATGATATTTTATGTAGCTTCAATATCTTTGGCAGTGACTTACATTTGTAGCTTAAGCTTGCTAAGCCAATATAATTTCCCTATGAGAATACTGTCTCCTCTTTCCAATGTTGGCAAAATGGCCTTAACTAATTATCTTACCCAGTCCCTGATCAGTGTGTCGATTTTCTATGGCTATGGAGCGGGTTTGTTTGAACAGGTGAGTGTTACCGGAGGAGTCGCTATAACAGTAGGAATTTACACATTACAAATGATCTGGAGTTGGATTTGGATGTCTAGGTTTAGATTTGGGCCCTTTGAGTGGTTGTGGAGAAGTTTTACCTATCAAGAATTTCCGCCTATTAAATTATCATCGTAATATAATTCTGCTGTCGCCTTAATTAATATAATTGAAAATCCTATAAATAGATGATCTCTATGGGAGGTATTATTATGAAGAAAAAAATACGCCAGGGTAAGATTTCCGACTTTTCACGGCTATCATGGGCATGGGATAATAACCCTTCTACTTTAAAAGTTTTTAAACAGCGAATGAATATGGGTATTCAAGAATTTTGGGTGATTGAATCTCTAGAAAAGGATAATAATGGGAATTTACCTGTGGAATTAGCAGGGGAGTTTCATATCGTGTGGGACTCGCCGGACCCAGATGAAGCCGATGGTGAAGCAAGAGCCTATCTATGCGCTTTTAGAGTCCATCCCGACTATCGCGGGTTAGGTTTGGGAAAAAACTTGATGGAAGGAGTTCTGTCCCGAGTGTCTCAAGTTGGCAGAACCCAGGTGACAATAGGAGTTAAACAAAATCGCCCTGAAATCAAAGAAATTTATCATAAATGGGGATTTACAGAGTTGGTAAAACTAAAGACAGTAGATCATCATAATTTTAATGAACAAGGTGAACCCAACCCAACTGATTTTCCCATTGAATTGTATTTGAAATATTTATCTAAAAATAACAAGAACTAGGATGGAGGATGCTAATGTCTCAATTTGAGTTGATTGCCACTTCTACTTTTGGTTTAGAAGCCTTAGTTAAACAGGAGATTAAGGATTTAGGTTATGAAATTGTTTCTGTGGAGAACGGAAAAGTTACTTTTAAAGGCGATGAAAAAGCTATATGTAGAGCAAACTTATGGCTTCGAACGGCAGATCGGGTAAAGTTGAAAATTGGGGAGTTTACAGCCAAATCCTTTGAAGAATTATTTGAACAGACTTATCAGCTTCCATGGGAGGAGTTGTTACCACAGAACGCAGAGTTTCCCGTGGAAGGAAAATCGGTTAAATCCCAGCTTTATAGTGTTCCTAACTGTCAATCCATTGTGAAAAAAGCAGTAGTCAAGAAAATGGGGCAGGCCTACGGCCAAAGTTGGTTTGAGGAAGATGGTCCCTTTTATAAAATTGAGGTGGCTTTACTTAAAGATATAGCCACACTAACTATTGATACTAGTGGACCAGGATTACATAAAAGAGGCTATCGGGCCCTGGTCAGTCACGCGCCATTAAAAGAAACCTTGGCAGCGGCATTGATCATGCTAGCTCGGTGGTATCCAGACACTGCTTTGATAGATCCACTTTGCGGTTCGGGAACTATTCCTATAGAAGCTGCTATGATCGGACGTAATATCCCACCAGGATTGAACAGAAATTTTTCAGCTTCTTCTTGGCCAATCATCTCAGATAAAATCTGGCAAAATGTAAGAGAAGAAGGTCAGGACAAGGCCGAATTTGACAAAGAACTAAAGATTTATGGTTCTGATTTTGATGAAGAGATGGTACAACTGTCTCAAGACAACGCAGAAAAGGTTTTGGGTAAAAATATACCGGAATTTACCTGCATGCCAATTGATAAAATTAGCAGTAATGAGGAATACGGCAAGCTAATATGCAATCCACCCTATGGAGAGAGACTAGGTGAAGAGCCGGAAGTTGATGATTTATACCGCCAAATGGGTCAAATTTTTAACAAGAGGTTCCCTACTTGGTCTTATTATATACTGACTCCTCATAACAATTTTGAAAAATTGTTTGGGAAAAAAGCCAGTAAAAAACGAAAGCTATACAATGGACGAATTCGAGTAGATTATTATCAGTACTTTGGACCTAAACCACCAAATCTTTAAAACCATTAAAACCTCAGGTATTTTGAACTTAAGATCGCGATACTTCTGCTAACCTTGATACGTCTCCCAATAATAGAAAATAATAACAATAAAGGTTAAAAGGGGGACAAATTTAATGGTCGGAACAACCAAACAAGTGCTGTTAACTACTGTAGTAGTTATGGCTTTTATGGTGATGACTGGTTTTTCTATTGCACCTGATGTTCATGATGAAGATGCAGAAATAATTGATCCAAAAAGTAATAACAGTCTGATCGGAGTTAGTGGTGAAGGTGAGGTTAAAGTAGAACCTGAGGTAGCATATGTGACTTTAGGGGTTGAAACATCTTCTCCCGATCCACAAAAGGCTCAAGCAGAGAACAGCGACATTATGGAGGATGTAGTAGAGACTTTAAGGGATCAAGGAATTGCAGAGGAAGACATTCGAATTGGCCATTACAGTATAGGTCAGCAGTATGTAAGGCCTGACGAAGAGGAAGAACCTGACTATCAAGTGGCTAATCATATTGATATTACAGTACACGACCTGGATAATGTGGGCTCTGTATTAGAGGCCAGTGTAAATCAAGGCGTTAATAATATCAGGAGCTTAGAATTTGGAGTTTTAGATGAAGAAGAGTATAAAATGAAGGCTCTGGATAATGCCCTTGAAAATGCAGAACAAAAAGCAGATCGAATCGCCAGTTTCTATGATAAGTCTCTGGACGACATCAAACAGGTATTAGAAAGTGATACTTCTCTTGGACGCATGCAAATGGATATGGATATGGAATATACTGTTAGTGAAGAGGCCTTGGAAATGAGTGACGATGTTTATGGTACAGCAGGTTTAGATGCCCAACCAGGAGAAGTTACCTTTGAAGCAGATGTAGATGTAATATATGAAATGCAATAAGACTAAATATGAAACTAAGAATATGTTGTCTTAACTTTTACATTTAACTTTTACCAAAGGGGCTTTGCCTCTTTGGTTTTTTATTAGACAGTCATTAATTTTGGGCCTATAATATAGATGAATAGATATACTGTGTTAATGATACAAATTTTTATAGGGAGGGGTATATGTGACAGGGGCTAGATTTGATCAGATCATCGATAGGACAGGCACCCATTCTTATAAATGGGATGATGTAGGGGAAGTTTTTGGATCCAATGAGCTATTACCTATGTGGGTGGCAGATATGGATTTTCAATCTCCTGATTCTGTTATTGAGGCTGTTGTAGAGAGAGCCCAACACGGGGTTTATGGTTATGCGGGTGATTTTGACGGTTATTTCAATTCAGTGAAAGACTGGTTTAATAAAAGATTCAATTGTAAAATTGAGAAAGATTGGATAAAAACTACTCCTGGCGTAGTACCAGCCCTTAATATGGCTGTCAGAACCTATACTAATCCCGGTGATAAAGTAATAATACAGTCACCTGTCTATCCACCTTTTTTTAATGTGGTTAGAAACAATGGCTGTCATGTAATTAATAATGAACTTATTGAAGAAAAGGGGAAATATTATATTGACTTTGAGGACTTAGATAAAAAAGCTAGTGATAGTCGGGCTAAAATTTTAATGCTATGTAGTCCCCATAATCCCGTAGGAAGAGTTTGGAGTCGTGAAGAGCTTAAAAAAATCGGCGAAATCTGCCAAAAGAATAATTTAATACTAATTTCAGATGAAATTCATGGAGATCTGACCTTCCCGGGAAATAATAATATTCCCTACTTTAAAATAATGTCTGAATTAAACTTTAATAATGTAATTTTGTGTACTTCTCCGGCCAAAACCTTTAATGTGGCTGGGCTACAAACATCTAGTGTTATCATACCGGACCAATGCTTGCGATCATCCTTTAATAACACCTTAGAAGCAAATGGATTTTCAAAGCCAAATATTTTTGGTTTAATTGCTGCTGAATCCTGTTACAATTATGGTGAAGATTGGTTAGATGAGCTGAGAGAATACCTGTATCAAAACTTTTTATTTATAGAAGATTACTTAAAAAATAATATACCTGCCTTGGAAGTGACAAAGTCCCAGGGTACTTATCTGGCCTGGTTAGATATCAGGAAAACAGGTAAAACAACTAAAGAAATTCAAAAGTTGTTAGTATCTCAAGGAAAAGTTGCTTTAATTCCCGGTACAAAATTTGGCCCTAATGGAGAAGGTTTTTTAAGACTGAATTTCGGATGTCCTCAAAAACAGCTCCACCAAGGTCTTGATAGGATAGCAAAGGTGATTAATAGTTTATAAATTACGGAAATTAAATCAATTCTAGAAAAACATAAAAATGCTCCCCTTTATTTGGTGACAGCTTTTATTTTCTTAGCTGTCTACCGAATGGGGGAGCATATCAAAATCAATTATTAAATTATTAAACTTTATAAGCAACGCAATAAGCAACGTATTTATTGTTATGTAGTTTAATTTTAATCTTCAGGATAATCTAACTAATCTAGAAATTTTTGAATCTCCAGACTGTATCCATTAGGATCTTCTGAAAAGAAATGATAGATTTTAAAATCAGGATTAGTTTTGGGTTTATTAAAAGGTTGATAACCATTGTCTATCAGAGATCCGTAAGCTCTATCGACTTCTTCTGTCAATAAAGTTATGATAGGGGCTTTCCCTTCACTCTTGACCTCCATGTGTGTGCAAAATCCGATCATACCTCCACCAGGGATTTCATAAATTCTACAAGCTCCTTGATCCTTAAATAAAGGGAGCTGCAGTACATTGTGGTAAAAATCATGTACTTTCTCTAAGTCATTCGTTCCCAAAAATATCACTGAACCTGACCACATAATATACCACCTTTCTTTAATTTTTTGCAGGAAAATAAGCAATTTTACAGAAACGGTTCTAAATAGAAAAATTAAATTTAGCAAACTAGTTAATAAGCTAAAAACTTGTGTCCTTAAATAACAATATAACAGCTCTTTTACCATTTTATAAAGGAAGGGGAGTTACAAATTGAGAGGTTGTCTTGTAGCTATCTTGATATTTGCAGTGCTGGGATTGAGTTTTTATTTTTTTGTTGCAGGTCCAACAGAAAATATAGATCGAGAATATCCAGGAATAATGTACACTACTGACGGCGAAATTGAAGAACAAATTACTGTTAAGTTGAGGGGAGCGCTTACTGAACCGCTTATGAGCGAACCTACCTTTGAGGGAGAAATTGAAATAACCGGTGATGAAATATACTACTCCGAATCAATTCCTGAAATCGAATGCGCTGAAGGAATTTTTTTTCTGGGGTTCCCGGAACAGGAAACCCCAGAAGGTATAGTATCGGGTAGTGTTACGATTTCAGATGATCTAGAAAAACTTATTGGCTCCTTATCTTTAAATAACAAATACACCTATTACTTTGGAGCTCCAGGCGAAAGCCTGGAAGAAATCCTTGCTATCAAAATGTACGAATAATTGTGTATGCAAATGTTAATTCGAAAACTTATGTTAAATCAGGTTAAGTTCTTTTCCTACTTTTGAGAACTTTTCAAGAGCAAAATCTAGATCCTCTTTACTGTGGGCAGCTGAAATCATTGCCCGAATTCTTGCTTTGCCATGTGGAACTAATGGGAACCCAATAGCTTGTGCAAAAATGTTTTCTTCAAATAATTTTTCACTAAATTCGCTGGCTGCTTTAGCATCACCGATCATCACTGGAGTTATTGGAGTTTCAGATTCGCCAGTGTCAAATCCTAATTCTTTAATTCCTTTTTTAAAGTAATCGGCATTGTCCCATAATTTGGTTACTAATTCGTCACTATCTGATAGTATTTTAATGGCTTCTAGTGTTGCAGCAGTATCCGGTACTGTAAGGGCAGAACTAAATGTAAAAGGACGAGATTTTTGTCTGATATATTCTATTAGCTGTGCACTACCTGCTATACAGCCACCCATAACACCTAGGGCTTTTGAGAAGGTACCAATTTCGATATCTACTTCTCCATGCAAGTTAAAGTGGTCAACTATGCCTCGGCCACTTCTTCCTAAAACTCCCTCACCATGAGCATCGTCCACCATAGTCATGGCATCGTATTTTTTAGCTACTTCTACAATTTCTGGTAATGGAGCAATGTCTCCATCCATGCTGAATACACCATCAGTGATAATCAATTTTTTTCCAGGCGGGTTCTCTTTTAGCACTGATTCTAAGCTATCTACATCATTATGTGAATAAACTTTGATATCTGCTCTGGACAATCTTGAGCCATCAATAATACTTGCGTGGTTTAATTCATCGCTGATAATAGTATCCCCTTTTCCTACTAGTGCAGGAATAGCTGATAAATTTGCTTTAAATCCTGATTGAACTGAAAGAGCAGCTTCTACTCCTTTAAATTCGGCCAACTTCCGTTCTAGCTGATGGTGAATATCCATAGTCCCTGCAATAGTTCGTACAGCTCCAGGACCTACTCCGTACTCGTC encodes the following:
- a CDS encoding nitroreductase family protein, producing MEGNFYTAVEKRRSIYGISKEAVISDDKIKKIIEHAVKFIPSAFNSQSGRVVLLLGEHHDKLWEIIKDILREKVSEKKFPKTEEKLNSFKSGYGTVLFFEDQEPVQELQQKFPKYKDTFPIWSHHSSGMLQYVVWTALELEGFGASLQHYNPIIDDAVKKEWDIPENWELVSQMPFGKPTAPPGEKEFKPLDERIKVFK
- a CDS encoding O-methyltransferase; translation: MDQEIFNYIQNYIVRDNCKSDTIKEEEYQRDDVQPSIELETGKFLGLLIRLINAQKVLEFGTCLGYSTIWLGEAVKQTGGKVISIEKDPKLYQEAKTNIEEAGLSNSVELVYGDISEKIRDLTGPYDIIFQDAQKSLYPKVLENSINLLNQGGVLVADDTLFKVKGAPRNLGAPVDEYNRKVMSDDRLYSTILPVGDGVTLSYKIRQ
- the thiT gene encoding energy-coupled thiamine transporter ThiT, with protein sequence MENVSKNVRILAETGIAVALALLLSMIKLYTMPQGGSVSLEMLPIFIIAFRWGLKPGILAGVTFGILQLAVAGFIVHWIQFFLDYPVAFAGLGLAGTFSSWIRKANSSANIILPIVTGVILGGMVRFVSHFLAGAVFFGDYAPEGQSVWMYSLLYNSSYLVPELIITIIVIVLLTLTRVKKYFTV
- a CDS encoding DNA polymerase Y family protein, with product MSDPIIFHIDVNSAYLSWEAAYRLQKGAQLDLRQVPSVVGGDSQKRRGIVLAKSIPAKSKFKIQTGELLSSARKKCPDLFVVPPNYDLYLRCSNAMVELLYEYSPFIQRYSVDEVFLDFTNMEKQFGDYLTAANTIKARVKEELGFTVNIGIGPNKLLAKLASEFKKPDRVHTLFPEEIPTKLWPLPVGELFMVGRATEKKLLDRGITTIGELAKTPRNKLKLWLKSHGLLIWDFANGIEESSVRPEGFPMKGLGNSTTTPENVADKETARLWLLSLTEKVSSRLRDAHCYAQVVNLSIKTSQFISYGKQKKLLNPTNSTKVIFETGKKLLNELWDEEEPLRHIGISLSSLSSSKSYQLSMFDKLSIDTDSEESFYKAIDKIRAKHGETSLIRSCFLHSTVPPLAGGVDAEEEYPMMSSLL
- a CDS encoding biotin transporter BioY, encoding MNSNIRDLVVISLFAAVTGVLSYVYVPISPVPVTGQTMGVMLSGALLGPKRGFISQVVYLLLGVVGMPVFAGGMGGVAVLFGATGGYLWAYPFAAFIIGYIVEKGDRYTGITYWLVLVLALLTGGVFMIYTTGVLQLALVTQVPIGVAVLEGAVPFLLGDIVKITASAFVTKSCRTLSL
- a CDS encoding RNA-binding domain-containing protein → MENSFKQTEFLSLSTRAQILLSREEGFDVEFKQTLNAVDSEDIVAFANSKHGGAILAGIREEQEESGRQGTEIVGCPIGDEEKLTILNKAASCHPPVYLELYIENSQKTPFYRIEIPSGKEKPYCTPKGTYKIRGDGRTNVLLPDQLLSLFVEEESEQFIGRFKEATKELEKSHSELQNAISGDMRKFLENFYGEFARKINKIESIEDRMESLENKFDKLIKNLDLDTDTDKS
- a CDS encoding DUF418 domain-containing protein, producing MVQRHGAPTDPNKRVEIVDIIRGFALFGVLLVNMTLFKSTLFYWEQIPHYSGDINVFFGWMIELLATGKFYPIFSFLFGLGFYFFVSRAQKKGLKVGKLYRRRILGLLIFGLIHLVFIWSGDILHLYSVGGLFLLVFSTMSDKTIKKLMVFFFCLAVIIQGGIVFAETLTAEEDLTAEIDPREKRLQLKEDATGVYQEGDFLDILRFRVVNEVPYVMLNILLSLPDILFLFLLGLYAGRKKIFMKIGEYRQKFRWTLNRTLPIGVIGTLVYYLIMVDSIGLGPIAGDVLAEMIFYVASISLAVTYICSLSLLSQYNFPMRILSPLSNVGKMALTNYLTQSLISVSIFYGYGAGLFEQVSVTGGVAITVGIYTLQMIWSWIWMSRFRFGPFEWLWRSFTYQEFPPIKLSS